The following coding sequences are from one Dromaius novaehollandiae isolate bDroNov1 chromosome 22, bDroNov1.hap1, whole genome shotgun sequence window:
- the DHX8 gene encoding ATP-dependent RNA helicase DHX8 — MADPVALEELAKLEYLSLVSKVCTELDNHLGINDKDLAEFVINLAEKNTTFDTFKAVLLKNGAEFTDSLVSNLLRLIQTMRPPSKASTSKEAVVKPKSEKEKLKELFPALCRPDNPNIRNMLDEDDVKVAADALKELEALMPSADRQGKQRNSDHRAKKKRKSRSRSRDRKRRHRSRSRSRSRTRDKNRGKSRYRSRSRSQSPSRERKDREKYIEKSNDRWRDKHVDRPPPEEPSIGDIYNGKVTSIMQFGCFVQLEGLRKRWEGLVHISELRREGRVANVADVVSKGQRVKVKVLSFTGSKTSLSMKDVDQDTGEDLNPNRRRNLVGETNEETSMRNPDRPSHLSLVNAPEVEDDTLERKRLTRISDPEKWEIKQMIAANVLSKEEFPDFDEETGILPKVDDEEDEDLEIELVEEEPPFLRGHTKQSMDMSPIKIVKNPDGSLSQAAMMQSALAKERRELKQAQREAEMDSIPMGLNTHWVDPLPDVDGRQIAANMRGIGMMPNDIPEWKKHAFGGNKASYGKKTQLSIIEQRESLPIFRLKEQLIQAVHDNQILIVIGETGSGKTTQITQYLAEAGYTSRGKIGCTQPRRVAAMSVAKRVSEEFGCCLGQEVGYTIRFEDCTSPETVIKYMTDGMLLRECLIDPDLTQYAIIMLDEAHERTIHTDVLFGLLKKTVQKRQDMKLIVTSATLDAVKFSQYFYEAPIFTIPGRTYPVEILYTKEPETDYLDASLITVMQIHLTEPPGDILVFLTGQEEIDTACEILYERMKSLGPDVPELIILPVYSALPSEMQTRIFDPAPPGSRKVVIATNIAETSLTIDGIYYVVDPGFVKQKVYNSKTGIDQLVVTPISQAQAKQRAGRAGRTGPGKCYRLYTERAYRDEMLTTNVPEIQRTNLASTVLSLKAMGINDLLSFDFMDAPPMETLITAMEQLYTLGALDDEGLLTRLGRRMAEFPLEPMLCKMLIMSVHLGCSEEMLTIVSMLSVQNVFYRPKDKQALADQKKAKFHQTEGDHLTLLAVYNSWKNNKFSNPWCYENFIQARSLRRAQDIRKQMLGIMDRHKLDVVSCGKATVRVQKAICSGFFRNAAKKDPQEGYRTLIDQQVVYIHPSSALFNRQPEWVVYHELVLTTKEYMREVTTIDPRWLVEFAPAFFKVSDPTKLSKQKKQQRLEPLYNRYEEPNAWRISRAFRRR; from the exons aTGGCGGACCCGGTGGCTCTGGAGGAGCTCGCCAAGCTCGAGTACTTATCGCTGGTCTCCAAGGTGTGCACCGAACTGGACAACCACCTTGGCATCAACGACAAGGACCTGG CCGAGTTTGTGATAAATCTTGCTGAGAAAAACACTACATTTGACACATTTAAAGCTGTTCTTCTAAAGAATGGTGCTGAGTTCACT GATTCCCTTGTTAGCAATTTGCTGCGTCTCATACAGACAATGCGGCCTCCATCAAAAGCATCTACAAGCAAAG AGGCAGTTGTCAAACCGAAATCGGAGAAAGAAAAGTTGAAGGAATTGTTTCCAGCCCTTTGCAGGCCAGACAATCCCAACATCAGG AATATGTTGGATGAAGATGATGTGAAAGTGGCAGCTGATGCACTGAAAGAGCTTGAAGCTCTAATGCCTAGTGCCGACAGGCAAGGCAAGCAAAGGAACAGCGACCACCG ggcaaagaaaaagaggaagagccGAAGCCGCAGCAGGGACAGGAAGCGAAGGCACAGGTCTCGTTCTAGGTCTCGTTCTAGGACTCGGGACAAGAACAGGGGGAAATCCAGATACCGCTCAAGGAGCAGGAGTCAGAGTCCCAGCAGGGAACGTAAGGATCGAGAGAAATACATCGAGAAGAGCAATGATAGATGGAGAGACAAGCATGTAGACCGTCCACCACCTGAAGAGCCTTCCATTGGTGACATTTACAATGGCAAAGTGACAAGTATAATGCAATTTGGATGCTTTGTGCAGTTGGAAGGATTAAG GAAGCGCTGGGAGGGCTTGGTCCACATCTCTGAGCTTCGAAGAGAAGGACGGGTTGCCAATGTTGCTGATGTTGTGAGCAAAGGACAAAGAGTAAAGGTCAAAGTGTTATCTTTTACTGGATCCAAAACCAGCCTGAGCATGAAG GATGTTGATCAAGACACTGGGGAAGACTTGAACCCAAACCGGAGGAGAAACCTGGTTGGAGAAACCAATGAAGAAACCTCTATGAGGAACCCAGACAGACCCAGTCACCTTTCTCTGGTAAATGCTCCAGAGGTGGAGGATGATACCCTTGAAAGAAAACGCCTCACTCGAATTTCAGACCCAGagaaatgggaaataaaacaG ATGATTGCAGCTAATGTGCTTTCCAAAGAAGAGTTTCCTGACTTTGATGAGGAGACTGGGATTCTCCCTAAAGTTGATGATGAAGAAG ATGAGGACCTTGAGATTGAGTTGGTTGAAGAAGAGCCACCATTCCTTCGAGGTCATACTAAACAAAGCATGGATATGAGTCCCATCAAAATAGTAAAG aatcCCGATGGTTCCTTGTCCCAGGCTGCAATGATGCAGAGTGCGTTAGCTAAAGAAAGGCGGGAACTTAaacaagcccaaagagaagcagAGATGGATTCTATCCCTATGGGACTCAACACACACTGGGTGGATCCTCTCCCTGATG TGGATGGAAGACAAATAGCTGCAAACATGCGAGGTATTGGGATGATGCCCAATGATATCCCAGAGTGGAAGAAACATGCATTTGGTGGTAACAAAGCTTCTTATGGTAAAAAGACCCAACTTTCCATCATTGAGCAGAGGGAGAGTCTCCCAATCTTCAGACTGAAGGAGCAGCTGATACAA GCAGTGCATGACAACCAGATTCTGATTGTTATTGGAGAGACGGGATCTGGAAAAACAACACAGATTACCCAGTACTTGGCTGAGGCGGGATATACGTCGAGAGGAAAGATTGGATGCACTCAGCCTCGCAGAGTGGCTGCAATGTCTGTTGCGAAACGAGTGTCAGAGGAATTCGGCTGCTGTTTGGGACAAGAG GTTGGCTACACCATTCGGTTTGAAGACTGTACTAGCCCAGAAACCGTCATCAAATACATGACAGATGGTATGTTACTGAGGGAGTGCCTGATAGATCCTGATCTGACCCAATATGCCATTATCATGCTGGATGAAGCCCATGAGAGGACCATTCATACAGACGTTCTCTTTGGACTCCTGAAGAAG ACAGTGCAGAAACGGCAGGATATGAAGTTGATAGTGACATCAGCAACATTGGATGCTGTGAAATTCTCTCAGTATTTCTATGAAGCACCAATCTTCACAATTCCTGGCAGAACGTACCCAGTAGAAATTCTGTACACAAAAGAGCCAGAGACAGATTATTTGGATGCCAGTCTGATTACAGTAATGCAGATCCACTTAACAGAGCCACCAG GTGACATTTTGGTGTTTCTAACTGGTCAGGAAGAGATTGACACCGCCTGTGAGATCCTCTATGAGAGGATGAAATCTCTAGGACCTGATGTTCCAGAGTTAATTATCCTGCCGGTATATTCAGCTTTACCGAGTGAAATGCAAACCAGGATCTTTGACCCAGCGCCACCAGGAAGCAGAAAG GTTGTTATTGCCACAAACATTGCTGAGACCTCTCTGACTATTGATGGAATATATTATGTAGTTGATCCTGGCTTTGTGAAGCAGAAAGTTTATAACTCCAAGACTGGAATTGACCAGCTGGTTGTTACACCAATTTCACAG GCCCAAGCAAAGCAGCGGGCAGGAAGAGCTGGGAGAACAGGACCAGGAAAATGCTACAGGCTTTATACAGAGCGTGCTTATCGAGATGAAATGCTAACCACCAATGTGCCTGAAATCCAGAGAACGAATCTGGCCAGTACAGTGCTCTCCCTGAAG GCTATGGGGATCAATGATTTGCTTTCCTTTGACTTTATGGATGCTCCCCCAATGGAAACTCTCATAactgccatggagcagctctatACCTTGGGAGCACTGGATGATGAAGGACTGCTCACTCGACTTGGGCGCAGG ATGGCAGAATTCCCCTTGGAGCCCATGTTGTGTAAGATGTTGATCATGTCTGTACATCTGGGATGCAGCGAGGAAATGTTGACAATAGTCTCTATGCTGTCTGTGCAGAATGTGTTCTACAGGCCAAAG GACAAACAAGCGCTTGCTGATCAAAAGAAAGCCAAGTTCCATCAGACAGAAGGTGACCACCTCACTCTGCTGGCTGTGTACAATTCCTGGAAGAATAATAAGTTTTCAAATCCCTGGTGCTATGAAAATTTTATTCAGGCTCGGTCCTTACGAAGGGCACAAGACATCCGCAAGCAAATGTTGGGCATTATGGACAG ACACAAGCTGGATGTGGTGTCCTGTGGGAAGGCAACAGTGCGAGTCCAGAAGGCCATCTGTAGTGGCTTCTTCCGAAATGCAGCAAAGAAGGATCCCCAGGAGGGTTATCGGACACTCATTGATCAACAAGTAGTCTATATCCACCCATCCAGTGCTCTTTTCAACAGGCAGCCGGAATG GGTGGTGTATCATGAACTGGTGCTGACCACCAAGGAATATATGCGTGAAGTGACCACTATTGATCCCCGCTGGCTGGTGGAGTTTGCGCCAGCTTTCTTCAAGGTTTCTGACCCAACTAAGCTGAGCAAACAAAAGAAGCAGCAGCGGCTAGAACCCCTGTACAATCGCTATGAGGAGCCCAATGCTTGGAGAATCTCACGTGCATTCAGACGCCGATGA